GAGGTATGGGTGACTCTTGTCTGTGGGACCTTGCTGTGGTCAAAGACCAGAGCGATACCCATAAGGGAGACGGCCTCCCCAGGGAGGGAGCCAGGGAATTCACAGCTCCATGTAGCTCCACGGTGTTAGTCTAGAAGGACCACCATGAAGAAggtcaaaaagaaaaagtctgattCCAGGCGCCGCAGGGATTCCATTTCACCGCAGGCCAGCTCCGACTCCTCCCAGCAGCACAGCTCGGAAACCCCGCCATCATGCCCAGAGCCTGCCTCGCCACCGCCGCAGCCACAGCCTTGCCAGGAGTCCATCCCACCACAAGCTAACCCTGAGCCTATACCGCAACCGCCTATATCCCAGGTTCTCCAAGTTGAGGAGCCCCGTGCCTCAGCTCCGTGCCTGATGCCTTCAAAGTCTGAACCCAAAGCATCCTACCCATCCGGGAAGTCAGGTGGGCAGACTTCCTGTTTAAGTAGT
This genomic window from Peromyscus leucopus breed LL Stock chromosome 13, UCI_PerLeu_2.1, whole genome shotgun sequence contains:
- the Spata3 gene encoding spermatogenesis-associated protein 3 isoform X3, producing MKKVKKKKSDSRRRRDSISPQASSDSSQQHSSETPPSCPEPASPPPQPQPCQESIPPQANPEPIPQPPISQVLQVEEPRASAPCLMPSKSEPKASYPSGKSVPMTCVAPRSCSCAACPGSSACWRRLGLCHSRIFDVLLPRDWQAMPGRQFPNLLTFYRKPSRKHCTPRNSRTSSTRNCCCGSGGPGSCLLHR
- the Spata3 gene encoding spermatogenesis-associated protein 3 isoform X2; the encoded protein is MKKVKKKKSDSRRRRDSISPQASSDSSQQHSSETPPSCPEPASPPPQPQPCQESIPPQANPEPIPQPPISQVLQVEEPRASAPCLMPSKSEPKASYPSGKSAVPMTCVAPRSCSCAACPGSSACWRRLGLCHSRIFDVLLPRDWQAMPGRQFPNLLTFYRKPSRKHCTPRNSRTSSTRNCCCGSGGPGSCLLHR